A single window of Psychromonas ingrahamii 37 DNA harbors:
- a CDS encoding EAL domain-containing protein, whose amino-acid sequence MNISYKKIFPKYIGFLLIVSVIPLLAVGIISYHNASQAIQDAARRFSTELLNHKIELLESKLDQVESLIVNISSVEAITNALDDEFSESNTYTDLATQAKIGYILNGYLSLQGLVSIDIFTSGGTQYHVGDSLNVGENRNDIRELIWQETLASPKQIYWSGILPNVNKSSSHKMVLGAAKIIKKIDHISLKTRPIALILVSINIENLNESITDKESDGGVSAYLIDQRDNIAYSHKKNEIGQSVKELFPFAVAKQQRLNSYTWNGNDYFIQSRAITKYNWQIFSLIPQKNLRRDINRIGVITFYLVFAGILLTCIAGWYFSHNIVQPIKDVITAYKGLQNKTLKQTKRLPVRSDDEVGELVKWFNTSLDNLEARELYENALRESEERYALVANATNEGLWDWNITKNEMYFSPRFFALLGKNVDENSSLNTIEDWYKLIHPKDIILVKSAINDCLNGKTAHFQCEYRLLHHDGRYRWILSRGLAIWDSSGEAIRMAASHSDISDQRDAKDKLRYDAFHDSLTGLYNRSWFVSYLQELLSGHSRNKNLNFAVLFLDLDQFKLVNDTLGHAAGDKLLIYVAERLKKCLRETDMLARFGGDEFVILLKSDENYRFIQIAERIIEQLSLSFSINNNYIHTGASIGITLLETGYQDAYEMLRDADIAMYRAKLNGKNCHIVFDEEMRSQLLKQVDTEKLLRQAIENDELTLYYQPIISLSDGRLTGFEALLRWNNPILGNVSPDVFIPLAEANGTIIQLGQWVFESAFIQLKAWKEEFTGFDNLVLSINMSPVQFLDKLFLKNFPKLMDTYNIKGSEIAIEITETAIIHKKALAIKVINDFKKYGIHIHLDDFGTGYSSISHLVGFQIDLIKIDRSFIELLGVNSKEDKLVQAIINFAHNLGIKCTAEGIEEAAQQRLLSIANCDYAQGYFIAKPAPASQLTEFIREHLSRSKGLLPPE is encoded by the coding sequence ATGAATATCAGTTACAAAAAAATATTTCCAAAATATATCGGTTTTCTGTTGATCGTTAGCGTGATCCCTCTGTTAGCCGTCGGGATTATTTCATATCATAATGCCAGCCAAGCAATCCAGGATGCCGCAAGACGATTCTCAACTGAGTTACTTAATCATAAAATTGAATTGTTGGAATCAAAATTAGATCAAGTTGAAAGTTTAATTGTTAATATATCCAGTGTAGAAGCGATAACCAATGCACTTGATGATGAATTCTCTGAGTCGAATACCTACACTGATCTCGCCACACAGGCCAAAATCGGCTACATACTAAATGGTTACTTAAGCCTTCAAGGGTTAGTTTCAATCGATATTTTCACTTCTGGTGGCACACAATACCATGTTGGCGACAGCTTAAATGTAGGAGAAAATAGAAACGACATTAGAGAGCTGATTTGGCAAGAAACACTTGCTAGTCCGAAACAGATATATTGGTCAGGAATATTACCTAACGTTAATAAATCATCAAGCCATAAAATGGTGTTAGGCGCAGCAAAGATAATTAAAAAGATTGATCATATCTCATTGAAGACTCGACCTATTGCATTGATATTAGTCAGCATTAATATAGAAAATTTAAATGAAAGCATTACGGATAAAGAGAGCGATGGGGGCGTTAGCGCCTATCTTATCGATCAACGAGATAATATAGCTTATAGCCATAAAAAGAATGAGATAGGCCAATCTGTAAAAGAGCTCTTTCCTTTTGCTGTCGCTAAGCAGCAGCGTTTGAACAGCTATACCTGGAATGGAAACGACTACTTTATTCAAAGCCGTGCAATCACTAAGTATAATTGGCAAATTTTCAGCCTGATTCCTCAAAAAAATCTGCGCCGGGATATAAATAGAATAGGGGTTATTACCTTCTACCTTGTATTCGCGGGAATATTATTGACCTGTATTGCTGGTTGGTATTTTTCTCATAATATTGTACAGCCTATCAAAGATGTTATTACCGCCTACAAGGGCCTGCAAAATAAGACGCTTAAACAGACAAAGAGACTTCCTGTAAGAAGTGATGATGAAGTGGGTGAATTGGTAAAATGGTTCAATACCTCTTTGGATAATCTGGAGGCGCGTGAGTTATACGAAAATGCGCTTAGGGAAAGTGAAGAGCGATATGCATTAGTTGCCAATGCTACAAATGAAGGCTTATGGGACTGGAATATCACAAAAAATGAGATGTATTTTTCACCCCGGTTTTTTGCTCTTCTTGGAAAAAATGTAGATGAGAATAGTTCCTTAAATACTATCGAAGACTGGTATAAGCTAATTCATCCAAAGGATATTATTTTGGTAAAATCAGCAATAAATGATTGTTTGAATGGTAAAACAGCCCATTTCCAATGCGAGTACAGATTATTACATCATGATGGCCGTTATCGTTGGATTCTTTCAAGGGGACTTGCCATTTGGGATAGTTCTGGTGAGGCAATACGAATGGCCGCTAGTCACAGTGATATTAGCGATCAGAGAGATGCAAAAGACAAATTAAGATATGATGCCTTTCACGATAGTCTTACGGGTCTTTATAATAGATCTTGGTTCGTAAGTTATTTACAGGAATTATTAAGTGGCCACTCAAGAAACAAAAATTTAAATTTTGCCGTCCTATTTTTAGATTTGGACCAATTCAAGCTAGTCAATGACACTCTCGGTCATGCTGCTGGTGACAAGTTACTCATTTATGTTGCTGAGCGCTTAAAAAAATGTCTCCGTGAGACCGATATGCTTGCACGTTTTGGTGGGGATGAATTTGTTATTTTGCTTAAAAGTGATGAAAATTATCGTTTTATACAAATTGCTGAGCGAATTATTGAACAACTTTCCTTATCGTTCTCAATAAATAATAACTATATCCACACAGGTGCAAGTATTGGTATCACGCTACTTGAGACAGGGTATCAGGATGCTTACGAAATGCTAAGGGATGCCGATATCGCAATGTATCGAGCTAAGCTCAATGGTAAAAATTGCCACATTGTTTTTGATGAAGAGATGCGTTCTCAACTGCTTAAGCAAGTTGACACCGAAAAATTGCTGCGACAAGCCATCGAAAACGATGAATTGACACTCTATTATCAGCCTATTATCTCATTGTCTGATGGGAGACTTACTGGTTTTGAAGCGCTATTAAGATGGAACAATCCAATACTTGGCAATGTTAGCCCTGATGTTTTTATTCCGTTAGCTGAAGCTAACGGTACTATTATTCAGTTGGGCCAGTGGGTCTTTGAATCCGCATTTATTCAATTGAAAGCGTGGAAAGAAGAGTTTACAGGCTTTGATAACTTAGTCTTGTCGATTAATATGTCACCCGTACAGTTTCTCGATAAACTATTTTTGAAAAATTTTCCTAAACTAATGGATACCTACAATATTAAAGGCTCAGAGATAGCCATTGAGATTACAGAAACCGCAATCATTCACAAAAAAGCATTAGCAATCAAAGTTATAAATGATTTTAAAAAGTACGGTATTCACATTCATTTGGATGATTTCGGAACAGGCTACTCCTCTATTAGCCACTTGGTTGGGTTTCAAATAGATCTTATAAAAATTGATCGTTCGTTTATTGAGCTGCTCGGTGTAAATTCGAAGGAAGATAAGCTCGTTCAAGCAATCATTAATTTTGCTCATAACCTTGGTATTAAATGCACCGCAGAGGGAATAGAAGAAGCAGCCCAACAAAGATTATTAAGTATCGCAAACTGTGATTACGCTCAGGGTTACTTTATAGCGAAGCCTGCACCAGCCAGTCAATTAACGGAATTTATACGCGAGCATTTATCTAGATCTAAAGGTTTGCTACCCCCTGAATAA
- the ubiG gene encoding bifunctional 2-polyprenyl-6-hydroxyphenol methylase/3-demethylubiquinol 3-O-methyltransferase UbiG has protein sequence MSVNNSTTANNVDPKEIEKFSAMAEQWWDLEGDFKPLHMLNPTRLRYIEQGAEGLFAKSIADIGCGGGILSESMAKKGANVIGIDMAHAALQIAKLHALETQTKVQYQKITAEDFASQHAGQFDLVTCMEMLEHVPDPASIVQACCDLLKPGGTVYFSTINKTFKAYLMMIVGAENLLKWVPKGTHEYEKFIRPSQLLTAIDSTTLNCEDLCGVEFNPLQSEFVITKNVNVNYMLRCTKAL, from the coding sequence ATGTCAGTCAATAACAGTACAACTGCAAACAATGTTGATCCAAAAGAAATTGAAAAGTTCTCAGCAATGGCCGAACAATGGTGGGATTTAGAAGGTGACTTCAAACCATTACATATGCTTAATCCAACTCGGTTACGTTATATAGAGCAGGGCGCCGAGGGATTATTTGCCAAGTCAATTGCAGATATTGGCTGTGGTGGCGGTATTCTCAGCGAAAGCATGGCAAAAAAAGGAGCGAATGTAATAGGCATCGATATGGCGCATGCTGCGTTACAAATTGCTAAGCTGCACGCATTAGAGACGCAAACAAAAGTACAGTATCAAAAAATAACCGCAGAGGATTTTGCATCACAACATGCAGGTCAATTTGATCTAGTGACTTGCATGGAGATGTTAGAGCATGTACCGGATCCTGCCTCTATTGTGCAAGCTTGTTGCGATTTGCTCAAACCGGGTGGTACGGTTTATTTTTCTACTATTAATAAAACCTTCAAGGCTTATTTAATGATGATTGTGGGTGCCGAGAATTTATTGAAATGGGTACCTAAAGGCACCCATGAATATGAAAAATTTATCCGCCCTTCGCAGTTATTAACGGCTATTGATAGCACCACATTAAACTGTGAAGATTTATGCGGTGTAGAATTTAATCCGCTGCAGAGCGAGTTTGTTATTACTAAAAATGTCAATGTTAATTACATGCTAAGGTGTACAAAAGCTCTGTAA
- a CDS encoding substrate-binding domain-containing protein — MTPTIRIFTSALFVQFTGIILLTLFMVGCGEDAAPKFSVELKSKVIQNEPQDKHTIALVMKTLTNPFFKEMERGARRAEKDLGINLLVKTAAQETSIQQQIGIVADLIELKVDALVIAPGDSVELIPILKHAQDKGIIVINIDNLLDQEYSKKVGLLNVPFISVDNELAAYKSTKVLTEKLTQPTEVAIIEGIRGALNAELRKNGAIRAFSESKFATLVATESANWKIDEAFELAAKLYNKNPNIGAIFCANDMMALGVIEYLQSTGKDNVQVVAFDAIPQALNAVQSGVLLATVDQDAAEQGYQGILSANNILSGKKTPLKITIEAKIITKLE, encoded by the coding sequence ATGACTCCTACTATCAGAATATTTACTTCCGCTTTATTTGTTCAATTTACAGGCATTATACTGCTTACGCTCTTTATGGTGGGCTGCGGTGAAGACGCCGCACCGAAATTCTCAGTAGAATTAAAAAGCAAAGTGATACAGAACGAACCACAAGATAAACACACTATTGCGCTGGTGATGAAAACACTCACCAATCCTTTTTTTAAAGAGATGGAACGGGGGGCTCGTCGGGCAGAAAAAGATTTAGGGATTAACTTATTGGTCAAAACTGCTGCACAAGAGACGTCCATACAGCAACAAATTGGCATCGTTGCTGACCTTATTGAGCTCAAGGTAGATGCACTAGTGATTGCCCCGGGTGATTCTGTTGAGCTTATTCCAATTTTAAAGCACGCTCAAGATAAGGGTATTATTGTGATTAATATCGATAATCTTCTGGATCAAGAATACTCAAAAAAAGTGGGTCTGCTAAATGTTCCTTTTATCAGCGTTGACAATGAACTGGCAGCCTACAAGTCAACCAAAGTGCTAACTGAAAAATTAACTCAACCAACAGAAGTGGCTATTATAGAAGGGATACGTGGTGCATTAAATGCTGAGCTTCGAAAAAACGGCGCTATCCGAGCATTTTCTGAAAGTAAATTTGCAACCCTCGTTGCAACAGAAAGTGCCAATTGGAAAATTGATGAAGCCTTTGAACTGGCTGCAAAACTCTATAACAAAAACCCCAATATCGGCGCTATATTTTGCGCTAATGATATGATGGCATTGGGGGTTATTGAATACCTTCAATCGACGGGAAAAGATAATGTGCAGGTAGTGGCTTTTGATGCTATCCCCCAAGCCCTGAACGCGGTTCAATCAGGTGTGCTTCTCGCGACAGTAGATCAGGACGCGGCAGAGCAGGGCTATCAAGGTATTTTATCTGCCAACAACATTCTATCCGGCAAAAAAACACCCCTCAAGATTACCATTGAAGCCAAAATTATCACTAAACTAGAATAA
- the nrdA gene encoding class 1a ribonucleoside-diphosphate reductase subunit alpha — MKKNLFVTKRNGKRERIDLDKIHRVITWAAEGLKNVSVSQVELNSHIQFYDGIRTDDIHETIIKAAADLISETSPDYQYLAAHLAVFHLRKKAYRRFTPPSIFEHVSKMCSKGKYDMHLLEDYSKQEFEEMEKFIVHDRDLKFSYAAVKQLEGKYLIQNRVTGDIYESAQFLYMMVAACLFSNYEPAIRLSYVRRFYDAVSQFKISLPTPIMAGVRTPTRQFSSCVLIETGDSLDSINATSSAIVKYVSQRAGIGINAGRIRALGSAIRGGEAFHTGCIPFYKHFQTAVKSCSQGGVRGGAATVFYPVWHLEVESLLVLKNNRGIDSNRIRHLDYGVQLSRLFYQRLIDKKNVALFSPSDVPGLYDAFFEDQDEFERLYNLYEGDPDIRQKSISAVELFSLLMQERASTGRIYIQNVDHCNTHSPFDSKVAPIRQSNLCLEIALPTKPLQHIMDEEGEIALCTLSAFNLGAIESLDELEELAELAVRALDSLLDYQDYPVKAAENSSMARRTLGIGVINFAYYLAKNGVKYSDGSANNLTHKTFEAIQYYLLKASNKLAFERGACPKFNETRYSQGILPLDTYKKSLDNICDEQYHLDWETLRSDIVKHGLRNSTLSALMPSETSSQISNATNGIEPPRGFVSVKASKDGILKQVVPEYEKYKQNYELLWDIPNNQGYLELVGIMQKFIDQAISANTNYDPKRFSEGRVPMTNLLKDLLVAYKMGVKTLYYHNTRDGADDENIIDEADDCAGGACKI; from the coding sequence ATGAAAAAAAACCTATTTGTCACAAAACGAAATGGCAAAAGAGAACGCATTGATCTTGATAAGATTCACCGAGTTATCACTTGGGCTGCAGAAGGCTTAAAAAATGTTTCAGTCTCTCAGGTTGAATTAAATTCACATATTCAGTTTTATGATGGTATCCGTACCGATGATATACATGAGACTATTATTAAAGCGGCCGCTGACCTTATCTCAGAGACATCACCAGACTACCAATATTTAGCGGCACATCTTGCGGTATTCCATTTGCGTAAAAAAGCTTATCGACGTTTTACGCCGCCAAGTATCTTTGAACACGTTAGTAAAATGTGTTCTAAAGGCAAGTACGATATGCATCTTCTTGAAGACTATAGCAAGCAAGAGTTTGAAGAGATGGAAAAATTTATCGTTCATGATCGTGATTTAAAATTTTCCTATGCCGCAGTAAAACAGCTTGAAGGTAAATACCTCATTCAAAATCGTGTCACCGGTGATATTTATGAAAGTGCACAATTTCTTTACATGATGGTGGCAGCCTGTCTGTTTTCTAATTATGAGCCTGCCATACGTTTATCTTATGTTAGACGTTTTTATGATGCGGTTTCACAATTTAAAATTTCATTACCCACGCCTATTATGGCAGGAGTGCGCACGCCAACGCGTCAATTTAGTTCATGCGTATTGATTGAAACGGGTGATAGTCTTGATTCGATCAACGCGACATCAAGCGCAATTGTTAAATATGTTTCACAACGCGCCGGAATCGGCATTAATGCTGGTCGTATTCGTGCATTGGGCAGTGCTATTCGAGGTGGTGAGGCCTTCCACACAGGTTGTATCCCATTTTACAAACACTTCCAAACCGCGGTAAAGTCATGCTCTCAGGGTGGCGTACGCGGCGGTGCAGCGACGGTTTTTTACCCTGTTTGGCATTTGGAAGTTGAATCTTTATTGGTGTTAAAAAATAATCGTGGTATTGACTCCAACCGCATACGTCATCTCGACTATGGGGTGCAACTAAGCCGCTTATTCTACCAGCGCCTGATAGACAAAAAAAATGTCGCCTTGTTCAGTCCCTCGGATGTCCCCGGTTTATACGATGCTTTTTTTGAAGATCAAGATGAATTTGAGCGTTTATATAATTTATACGAAGGTGATCCTGATATTCGTCAAAAAAGTATTTCAGCCGTTGAGTTGTTCTCTCTCTTAATGCAGGAGCGTGCCAGTACAGGCCGTATTTACATTCAAAATGTAGATCACTGTAATACACACAGTCCCTTTGACAGTAAGGTTGCCCCTATTCGTCAAAGTAACTTATGTCTTGAAATTGCCCTGCCAACGAAACCCTTGCAGCACATCATGGATGAAGAAGGTGAAATTGCCCTGTGTACCTTATCGGCATTTAACTTAGGCGCAATTGAGTCACTTGATGAACTGGAAGAGCTTGCAGAACTTGCTGTGCGCGCATTAGATAGCTTATTGGATTATCAGGATTACCCGGTCAAAGCAGCTGAAAACAGCAGTATGGCACGTCGAACGCTAGGCATAGGGGTTATCAACTTCGCTTATTATTTAGCTAAAAACGGTGTTAAATACTCAGATGGCAGCGCCAATAATCTAACCCATAAAACCTTTGAAGCCATTCAATATTATCTTTTAAAAGCGTCTAACAAACTAGCTTTTGAGCGTGGTGCATGCCCTAAATTTAACGAAACACGTTACTCACAGGGTATTTTACCGCTCGATACATACAAAAAGTCCTTAGATAATATTTGTGATGAGCAGTATCATCTCGATTGGGAAACCCTGCGCAGTGATATTGTTAAACACGGTTTGCGTAATTCTACCTTATCGGCATTAATGCCCTCTGAAACATCGAGTCAAATATCTAATGCAACTAATGGTATTGAACCACCACGCGGTTTTGTAAGCGTTAAAGCAAGTAAAGATGGTATTTTAAAGCAAGTGGTGCCTGAGTATGAAAAATATAAACAAAACTATGAGTTATTGTGGGATATTCCAAACAATCAAGGTTACCTTGAATTAGTTGGCATAATGCAAAAATTCATCGATCAGGCAATTTCAGCAAATACCAATTACGATCCAAAACGCTTTTCTGAAGGGCGAGTGCCAATGACTAATCTTTTAAAAGACTTGTTGGTTGCTTATAAAATGGGTGTTAAAACATTGTATTACCACAATACCCGCGATGGTGCAGATGATGAAAACATCATAGATGAAGCCGATGACTGTGCTGGCGGTGCATGTAAAATATGA
- the nrdB gene encoding class Ia ribonucleoside-diphosphate reductase subunit beta: MAYTTFSTIPNDAMKEPMFFGNPVNVARYDQQRFAVFEMLIEKQLSFFWRPEEIDVSRDRIDFLNLPDHEQHIFISNLKYQTLLDSIQGRSPNIALLPIVSLPELETWIETWSFSETIHSRSYTHILRNLFTEPAEIFEDIVTNVEIQKRATDISGYYDALIHATQFMQLHGLEQTDIDYINLENQVEKLNLRAIKKKLYLCICSVNALEAIRFYVSFACSFAFAERDLLEGNAKIIKLIARDEALHLNSTQQILNLWADGKDDPEMAEIAIECFAEGREIFLQAAQQEKDWAKYLFKDGSMIGLNEQILSQYVEYIANLRMQAIGYAPEFEVKSNPIPWINNWLVSDNVQVAPQETEISSYLVGQIDSKVDSEDLSTFEL; the protein is encoded by the coding sequence ATGGCTTATACAACTTTCTCGACAATTCCTAATGATGCAATGAAGGAACCCATGTTCTTTGGCAATCCGGTCAATGTAGCGCGTTATGACCAACAACGCTTTGCTGTATTTGAAATGTTAATTGAAAAGCAGTTATCGTTTTTCTGGCGACCAGAGGAGATTGATGTAAGCCGTGACCGTATCGATTTTTTAAACTTACCAGATCATGAGCAGCATATTTTCATCTCCAATCTAAAATACCAAACATTATTAGATTCAATTCAGGGTCGTAGCCCGAACATTGCGCTACTACCTATTGTTTCATTACCAGAACTTGAAACTTGGATTGAGACATGGTCATTTTCTGAAACAATTCACAGTCGCAGTTACACCCATATTTTACGTAATCTATTTACTGAACCGGCTGAAATTTTTGAAGATATCGTCACTAACGTAGAAATTCAAAAGCGCGCGACGGATATTTCCGGTTATTATGATGCTTTAATCCATGCTACGCAGTTTATGCAACTGCACGGATTGGAACAAACTGACATTGATTATATCAATCTGGAAAATCAAGTTGAAAAATTAAACCTGCGCGCCATTAAGAAAAAACTTTACCTTTGTATCTGCTCTGTTAATGCGTTAGAAGCCATTCGTTTTTATGTTTCTTTTGCTTGTTCATTTGCCTTTGCCGAACGTGATCTATTAGAAGGCAATGCAAAAATAATAAAATTAATTGCGCGGGACGAAGCCCTTCACCTCAATTCGACGCAACAAATTTTAAACCTTTGGGCTGATGGAAAAGATGATCCTGAAATGGCTGAGATTGCTATTGAATGTTTTGCTGAAGGGCGGGAAATATTTTTACAAGCGGCTCAGCAAGAAAAAGATTGGGCTAAGTACCTGTTTAAAGACGGATCAATGATTGGCCTAAATGAACAAATATTGTCCCAATATGTTGAATATATTGCAAATCTGCGTATGCAGGCAATTGGTTATGCCCCTGAGTTTGAAGTTAAGAGTAACCCAATTCCATGGATTAATAATTGGCTGGTAAGTGATAACGTACAGGTTGCTCCGCAAGAGACAGAAATCAGTTCCTATCTGGTAGGGCAAATTGACAGTAAAGTTGACAGTGAAGATCTCAGTACCTTTGAGTTATAA
- the gyrA gene encoding DNA topoisomerase (ATP-hydrolyzing) subunit A — MSEFVSDVSPINIEDELKTSYLEYAMSVIVGRALPDVRDGLKPVHRRVLFAMNVLRNDWNKPYKKSARIVGDVIGKYHPHGDTAVYDTIVRMAQDFSLRYMLVDGQGNFGSVDGDSAAAMRYTEIRMQKLAHELLADLEKETVDFVPNYDGTEFIPEVMPTKIPNLLINGSSGIAVGMATNIPPHNLGEVIDGCLALIEDADITIDQLIEFIPGPDFPTSGIINGRKGIIDAYHTGRGKIKVRAKADIEVNDKTGRETIVVHELPYQVNKARLIEKIAEFVKDKKIEGISALRDESDKDGMRMVVEVKRGEVGEVVLNNLYAQTQMQVTFGINAVALDHGQPKLFNLKEMLEAFILHRREVVTRRTVFELKKARERAHILEGLAISLANIEPIIALIRHSATPGEAKIALQAQGWNLGHVSAMLEASGVDAARPDGLAIEFGVRDNQYFMTEVQAQAILDLRLQKLTGLEHEKILTEYKELLEIIAALLFILENPERLMEVIREELEEIKANFADPRRTEITASETDLSIEDLITEEDVVVTLSHEGYVKYQVLSDYESQRRGGKGKAATKMKDEDFIEKLLVASTHDTILCFSTRGRLYWLKVFQLPLASRQARGRPIVNILPLEEGERITAILPVRDYADDKFVFMATANGTVKKTALSAYSRPRNSGLIAINLNEDNELIGVGITDGSNEIMIFSDAGKVVRFKEAEESAVLDENGAPVLDEEGNPEIKVKGVRAMGRTATGVRGIKLKEGEKVVSLIIPNETGHILTTTENGYGKRTPLEDYSSKSRATQGVISIKVSERNGKVVGAVQVDTNDEIMLITNRGTLVRTRVSEVSVVGRNTQGVTLIRTAEGEKIVALQRIEEIEDLPVYEEDEVTGSETTELNAEASADQTEEV; from the coding sequence ATGAGCGAATTTGTATCAGACGTTTCTCCGATCAACATTGAAGATGAATTAAAGACTTCTTATCTTGAATATGCAATGAGCGTCATTGTTGGGCGAGCTTTACCCGATGTACGCGATGGTCTTAAACCGGTTCACCGCCGTGTTTTATTTGCCATGAATGTATTGCGTAATGACTGGAATAAACCTTACAAAAAATCAGCCCGTATTGTTGGTGATGTGATAGGTAAATATCATCCGCACGGTGATACTGCGGTATACGATACTATTGTTCGTATGGCGCAAGATTTCTCTCTTCGTTATATGCTTGTTGATGGCCAGGGTAACTTTGGTTCAGTCGATGGAGATAGTGCTGCTGCAATGCGTTATACGGAAATTCGTATGCAGAAATTGGCGCATGAATTACTCGCTGATTTAGAGAAAGAAACTGTTGATTTTGTGCCTAACTACGACGGTACAGAATTTATTCCTGAAGTAATGCCAACAAAAATTCCTAATCTATTAATTAACGGATCATCAGGTATTGCGGTCGGTATGGCAACCAATATTCCACCCCATAATTTAGGTGAAGTGATCGATGGTTGTTTAGCTCTGATTGAAGATGCAGACATTACTATTGATCAATTAATCGAATTTATTCCCGGACCTGATTTCCCTACTTCAGGTATTATTAATGGCCGCAAGGGTATTATTGATGCTTACCACACTGGCCGAGGAAAAATAAAAGTTCGCGCAAAAGCGGATATTGAAGTTAATGACAAAACCGGTCGTGAAACGATTGTGGTGCATGAACTTCCTTATCAGGTTAATAAAGCGCGTTTAATTGAAAAAATTGCTGAATTCGTAAAAGATAAAAAAATAGAAGGTATTAGCGCGTTACGTGATGAGTCTGATAAAGACGGCATGCGGATGGTGGTTGAAGTTAAACGTGGCGAAGTGGGTGAGGTGGTTTTAAATAACCTTTACGCACAAACACAGATGCAAGTGACCTTCGGTATTAATGCTGTGGCGCTTGACCATGGTCAACCAAAGTTATTTAACCTCAAAGAGATGTTGGAAGCCTTTATTTTACACCGACGTGAAGTGGTCACGCGTCGTACTGTCTTTGAGCTGAAAAAAGCGCGAGAACGTGCACATATACTGGAAGGTTTAGCTATTTCTCTTGCGAATATAGAACCTATCATTGCATTGATTCGCCATTCAGCAACGCCAGGCGAAGCTAAAATCGCGTTACAAGCGCAGGGTTGGAATTTAGGTCATGTGTCTGCAATGCTTGAGGCCTCAGGTGTTGATGCGGCACGTCCTGATGGTTTGGCCATTGAATTTGGTGTTCGTGACAACCAATACTTTATGACTGAAGTACAAGCGCAGGCTATTCTCGATTTACGTTTACAAAAACTAACCGGTCTTGAACACGAAAAAATATTAACTGAATACAAAGAACTGCTTGAAATTATTGCGGCATTATTATTTATCCTAGAGAACCCTGAACGTTTGATGGAAGTTATCCGTGAAGAGTTAGAAGAGATTAAAGCCAACTTTGCTGATCCTCGTCGTACTGAAATCACCGCCAGTGAAACCGATTTAAGCATAGAAGATTTGATCACTGAAGAAGATGTGGTGGTCACTCTTTCCCACGAAGGTTATGTTAAATACCAAGTATTAAGCGATTACGAATCACAACGTCGTGGTGGTAAAGGCAAAGCGGCAACTAAGATGAAAGATGAAGATTTCATCGAAAAACTATTAGTTGCAAGCACCCATGATACGATTTTATGTTTCTCTACACGTGGCCGTTTATATTGGTTGAAGGTATTTCAGTTACCGTTAGCATCACGTCAGGCACGTGGTCGTCCTATTGTTAATATTCTGCCGCTTGAAGAAGGCGAACGTATTACGGCTATTTTACCTGTTCGTGATTATGCCGATGATAAATTTGTCTTTATGGCGACAGCAAACGGCACGGTCAAGAAAACCGCATTAAGCGCTTATAGTCGCCCACGTAACAGTGGCCTGATTGCAATTAATCTTAATGAGGATAATGAGTTGATTGGCGTTGGTATCACCGACGGCAGCAATGAAATTATGATTTTCTCCGATGCAGGTAAGGTGGTGCGCTTTAAAGAAGCAGAAGAAAGTGCAGTACTTGATGAAAATGGTGCGCCGGTACTAGATGAAGAGGGTAATCCTGAAATCAAAGTTAAAGGTGTTCGTGCAATGGGGCGTACCGCAACTGGCGTTCGTGGTATTAAATTAAAAGAGGGCGAAAAAGTTGTGTCCTTGATTATTCCAAACGAAACCGGCCATATCTTAACCACCACTGAAAATGGTTACGGTAAACGTACACCCCTTGAAGATTACTCGTCTAAGAGCCGCGCAACTCAAGGTGTTATCTCAATTAAAGTCAGCGAGCGTAACGGTAAAGTAGTGGGGGCAGTTCAAGTTGATACAAACGACGAGATCATGCTGATCACCAACAGAGGGACGTTAGTACGTACCCGCGTTAGTGAAGTGTCAGTGGTTGGGCGTAATACTCAGGGGGTGACGCTGATTCGCACCGCTGAAGGTGAGAAAATCGTTGCTCTACAACGTATTGAGGAAATTGAGGATCTGCCCGTTTATGAAGAAGACGAGGTAACCGGCAGTGAAACGACTGAATTAAACGCTGAAGCTTCTGCTGATCAGACAGAAGAAGTATAA